Proteins found in one Triticum aestivum cultivar Chinese Spring chromosome 4D, IWGSC CS RefSeq v2.1, whole genome shotgun sequence genomic segment:
- the LOC123099751 gene encoding NDR1/HIN1-like protein 13, protein MADRVHPAPLLPLSTPPAPPTDNSDAAAETAPLRSTIAAPAPAPGASYIVHVPKDQVLRVPPPDRARRYRKLAARPARRRMLRRACCGACCALLLLLVLAAAFVGAVYLVFRPRAPSFSVTSLSVAGLLDASPAQLDAAVRADNGANKKVGVDYRGGGEVSVSYSGFLLATGRWPAFYQAPRNVTLISMPLTGRDGLALTDDQRARLAEQAAAGAVPLTVEARVPVRVRLGKVLRTWTVDVWARCEVTVDRIDGETTAANRGCTVKAKPLWWWW, encoded by the coding sequence ATGGCGGACCGCGTCCACCCCGCGCCGCTGCTGCCGCTCTCCACCCCACCCGCTCCGCCAACCGACAACAGCGACGCGGCCGCGGAGACCGCGCCGCTGCGCTCCACAatagcggcgccggcgccggcgccgggcgcGTCGTACATCGTGCATGTGCCCAAGGACCAGGTGCTCCGGGTCCCGCCCCCGGACCGCGCGCGCAGGTACCGCAAGCTCGCCGCGCGGCCGGCCCGGCGCCGCATGCTCCGCCGCGCCTGCTGCGGCGCCTGCTGCGcgctcctcctcctgctcgtcctcgCCGCCGCGTTCGTGGGCGCCGTCTACCTCGTCTTCCGCCCCAGGGCGCCCTCCTTCTCCGTCACGTCCCTCTCCGTCGCCGGCCTCCTCGACGCCTCCCCCGCGCAGCTCGACGCCGCCGTGCGCGCGGACAACGGCGCCAACAAGAAGGTCGGCGTGGACtaccgcggcggcggcgaggtcagcGTCTCCTACTCCGGCTTCCTCCTCGCCACGGGCCGCTGGCCGGCCTTCTACCAGGCACCGAGGAACGTGACGCTCATCTCGATGCCGCTCACCGGGAGGGACGGCCTGGCCCTCACGGACGACCAGAGGGCGCGGCTGGCGGAGCAGGCCGCGGCGGGCGCCGTGCCGCTGACGGTGGAGGCGCGGGTGCCGGTGCGGGTGAGGCTCGGGAAGGTGCTGCGGACGTGGACTGTGGACGTGTGGGCGCGGTGCGAGGTCACGGTGGACAGGATCGACGGCGAGACCACGGCCGCCAACCGGGGGTGCACGGTCAAGGCCAAGCCgctctggtggtggtggtga